Genomic DNA from Candidatus Sulfurimonas marisnigri:
CACTCTTAAGATAGAAAATGATTTAACATGTGCGGTAATGGCTGAAGCAAATTACCATAATAGTAAAAACATTTGTGCGCTGTATCTTGGAACAGGTCTTGGTCTTGGTGTTGTTGAATCAGGGAAAATTCTTAGAGGTTCTCATAACATAGCCGCTGAATTAGGACATATTCCATATAAAGAAGCACCGTTTAGATGTGGCTGTGGACGTTCTAATTGTATAGAGCTTTTTGCTTCTGGCATTGCTTTGAAAAATTGGGTACAACATTATGCGCTAGATTGCAACCCAAGTTTAAGTGAGCTAAAAAAAATATCTGAGGAAAGAATTACTGATACGTTTGAAGAGGCTCTTTTATATGCAAGTGCTACAGCTATTACTATTTTCAATCCCGATGTTTTAGTATTGGGTGGTGGCATAGTATCAGCAAATCCGTATCTTAAAGATTTAATAACTAAAAATATAGATAAATATGCTCTTCCTCAATCATTAAAAGATATAGAGATTTGCATAAGTAACATAGATGATGCACCGCTTCAAGGGGCACTTTTATTGAAGGATTATAATGATTAAGAAAAAATTGAATATTTTATTTGTGGCATCCGAAGTGGTTCCTTTTGCTAAAACAGGAGGGTTGGCTGATGTCTCTGGAGCTTTACCTAAAGCACTAGGTGAATTAGGTCACAACATTATTGTTGTGATGCCTCGTTATTACCAGGTTGATAAAGCTAAGCTGACTCACCTTGAAGGTGCTTTAGGTGTTCCAATGGGGCCAATTGGTGAGTTATGGGCAGGTATTTATACAGCACCTCTTCCTAACAGTAATGTCCCTGTTTATTTTATAGATTATGAAGAGTTTTTTGGACGTAAAGAACTTTACAATGATGATAATGAGCCTTTTAAAGATAATGATAATAGATTTATATTTCTCTCAAAAGCAGCACTCCAGCTTTGTAAAAAGTTGAATTTTGTACCAGATGTAATTCATGCAAATGATTGGCATACTGCTTCACTCCCACTACTGACTCAAACACGCTTTTGGCATGATTTTGGAAATGTTCCAACGGTGCTAACAGTTCATAACCTTCAACATCAAGGGAACTTCTACAAGGGTGCTATGGATGTTATGGAGTCTGGGTGGGATCACTTTGACCCAACAAGTTTTGAGAGCCTTGATAGTATAAATATGCTAAAAGGTGGAATTGCCTATGCAGATGCTGTTACAACTGTGTCTAAGCGCTACGCACAAGAGATTCAGACACCAGAGTTCGGTTTTGGATTAGAGCGTCATATCCAAGCACATTCAGGAAAACTTTTCGGTATTTTAAATGGAGTGGATTATGATGAATGGAATCCTTCTATAGATACTAAAATTGCTCAAACATTTGATGTAGATGATATGCAAGGGAAGGCTACATGTAAGCGTGCAATGCAAGAGTATTTTGGTCTTGAAATTAATGAGAATATACCACTAATCGGGTTTGTTGGACGCTTTGCAGAACAAAAAGGTATAGGTCTAATATCTGGGATACTCGATGGTCTAATGGAGCAAAATATTCAGATTATTATGCTTGGCGCTGGAGAAAAATGGGCAGAACGTTACTTTAGTGATGCAGCAGCAAGACATGGTGGTAAATTTGGTGTATATGTAGGTTATTCTGATGCTTTAGCTCACCAAATTGAAGCGGGGTGTGATTTCTTTTTAATGCCATCTCTTTTTGAGCCATGCGGTTTAAATCAAATATATAGTCTTCGCTATGGAACTCTTCCTATTGTTCGTGCTACCGGTGGGTTGGATGATACTATTGAAAACTTTGATGAAAACCATGAACATGGTAATGGCTTTAAGTTTGATTTACCTACTCATGAGGCGCTTTACTGGACTATACATTGGGCTGTAAGTATTTACAACAGTGATAAAAAAGCCTTTAAAGCAATGCAAAAACATGCAATGCAGATGCACTTCGGCTGGGATGATGCCGCTAAATCGTATGAAGATGTATATAGACATACTATTGCCAACCGTCGCAAACACTAAACTACTATAGGAGTAGACAATGACATATCCTATTTATTATGATATAAGCCGCTTTAGCACTCTTGATATTTATTTATTTAAAGAGGGAACACATGTAAAGCTTTATGAACGCTTAGGTGCTCATATGATGGAGAGAGAGGGACAAAACGGTACTTACTTTGCGCTATGGGCACCAAATGCCAATTGGGTAACAGTTCGAGGTGATTTTAATAATTATGATATAGATTCACATGCTCTAAGAGTTCGTGATGATGAGTCTGGAATTTGGGAAGGCTTTATTGAAAATGTAGAGCCGGGAACAACTTATAAGTATCATATCTCAACTGATGGTGATAATGCAAACCCAGATAAAGCTGACCCATACGCTTTTTATGCTGAGGTTGCTCCTAGTTCATCATCTCGAGTTTGGAATATAGATGACTATAAGTGGAATGATAAAGAATGGATGAAATCACGTTATAAAAAAAACTCTCATAAAGCACCTATCTCTATCTATGAAGTGCATCTAGGTTCATGGAGACGTAAGGTTGAAGAGTCAAATCGCCCTTTAACATATGCTGAGGCAGCTACAGAGTTGGCAGAGTATTTATGTGAGATGAACTTTACACATGTAGAGTTAATGCCCATTACTGAATTTCCTTTTGAAGGGTCGTGGGGTTATCAGGTTACTGGCTATTTCGCACCAACTGCACGTTATGGTACGCCACAAGATTTTATGAGTTTTGTTGATGTAATGCATGCTTATGGAATCGGGGTAATCCTTGACTGGGTCCCTTCACATTTTGTTACAGATGGGCATGGTCTTATGAACTTTGACGGCACATGTCTATATGAGCATGAAGATCCTCGTTTAGGCTATCATCCAGATTGGAAAAGTGCAATTTTTAACTATGAGCGTAATGAAGTTCGTGCATTTTTAATCAGTTCTGCAATGTTGTGGTTAGATAAATACCACATTGACGGTATCCGTGTTGATGCTGTTTCTTCTATGCTATATTTAGATTTTGCAAGAGAAGATGGTGAGTGGTTGGCAAATGAGCATGGAGGCAATGAAAATCTAGGCGCAATAAAGTTTCTAAGACAACTCAACACTAGTCTCTACGGTGAGTTTAGTGATATTATGACTTTTGCAGAAGAGGCTACAAACTTTCCTATGGTTAGTCGCCCTGTTAACGAGGGTGGTTTAGGGTTTGGTTACAAGTGGAATATGGGATGGATGCATGATTCATTAAAGTATATGAAAAATGACCCTATTCACCGCCAACATTACCATAACCAACTCACTTTTAGTTTTGTCTATATGTATAACGAAAACTATGCTCTACCGCTTAGTCACGATGAGGTTGTACACCTTAAAGGCTCTTTGATAAACAAAATGCCTGGAGACAATAACCAAAAATTTGCAAACCTGCGAGCTCTGTTTACCCTGATGATTGCCCACCCTGGAAAAAAACTGCTTTTTATGGGCGGGGAATTTGCCCAGTTTGGAGAGTGGAATTATAAGCAAAGTCTAGATTGGCACCTTCTTGAAAACCCACAAAACAAAGGTATGCAAACTCTTGTTAAGAGTCTTAATAAACTCTATAAAGAGGAGCCCTCTTTACATAAAAATGATGTGCAAGTCGAAGGTTTTGAGTGGATTGATGAAAATGATTATCAGGCTAATGTTATCTCATTTATTAGAAAAGGGAAGAAAAAAGATAAGCCTATTATTATCATTTGTAATTTTTCAGACAAGACACATGAAGGTTATCCTATCGGAGTTCCTAAAAAGGGAGTTTATAAAGAGATTTTCAACTCTCAATCAGCAGAGTTTGATGGTTGGAATATTACCAATGAAAACCCTATAAAAACGATAGCAAAAGAGCATCATGGACGTAAACATATGTTACATGTAACGCTTCCACCACTGGGTGTAATTTACCTTAAAGTAATTGATAAATAATTAAGTGATGTACAAAGAGGCTAGGAGTTCTTAGCCTCTTTGTAGAACTTCATAAGTCCTTTTTTAGATTTTGCATCAAGTTCGTAAGAGATATATTTTAGATAGTTTAAAATATCTTTTTGAGAGATATCCGTTCGCAGAGATGCCTGTTTTAAGATATATTGTGGAATTTTCACCTTTTGTTTTAGGAAATTATTTTGTATACTTTTGTAAAGTTTTTTATCTTTATGAAAACACAAAAGTGCGAAAACAAAGGGGAGATTGTATCTTTTGTACCACTCTCGCGCTAAGTCTACATGTGGCTTATTTTGCAGATAATA
This window encodes:
- the glgB gene encoding 1,4-alpha-glucan branching protein GlgB — encoded protein: MTYPIYYDISRFSTLDIYLFKEGTHVKLYERLGAHMMEREGQNGTYFALWAPNANWVTVRGDFNNYDIDSHALRVRDDESGIWEGFIENVEPGTTYKYHISTDGDNANPDKADPYAFYAEVAPSSSSRVWNIDDYKWNDKEWMKSRYKKNSHKAPISIYEVHLGSWRRKVEESNRPLTYAEAATELAEYLCEMNFTHVELMPITEFPFEGSWGYQVTGYFAPTARYGTPQDFMSFVDVMHAYGIGVILDWVPSHFVTDGHGLMNFDGTCLYEHEDPRLGYHPDWKSAIFNYERNEVRAFLISSAMLWLDKYHIDGIRVDAVSSMLYLDFAREDGEWLANEHGGNENLGAIKFLRQLNTSLYGEFSDIMTFAEEATNFPMVSRPVNEGGLGFGYKWNMGWMHDSLKYMKNDPIHRQHYHNQLTFSFVYMYNENYALPLSHDEVVHLKGSLINKMPGDNNQKFANLRALFTLMIAHPGKKLLFMGGEFAQFGEWNYKQSLDWHLLENPQNKGMQTLVKSLNKLYKEEPSLHKNDVQVEGFEWIDENDYQANVISFIRKGKKKDKPIIIICNFSDKTHEGYPIGVPKKGVYKEIFNSQSAEFDGWNITNENPIKTIAKEHHGRKHMLHVTLPPLGVIYLKVIDK
- a CDS encoding ROK family protein, with the translated sequence MNLAIDVGGSNLRAQIWDANVHIDSMTTKSKTIGVAEWIESILNKHKRISTIGIAYAGQVEDGCIISAPNLNIDKKDIKSFFESNYDVTLKIENDLTCAVMAEANYHNSKNICALYLGTGLGLGVVESGKILRGSHNIAAELGHIPYKEAPFRCGCGRSNCIELFASGIALKNWVQHYALDCNPSLSELKKISEERITDTFEEALLYASATAITIFNPDVLVLGGGIVSANPYLKDLITKNIDKYALPQSLKDIEICISNIDDAPLQGALLLKDYND
- the glgA gene encoding glycogen synthase GlgA, with translation MIKKKLNILFVASEVVPFAKTGGLADVSGALPKALGELGHNIIVVMPRYYQVDKAKLTHLEGALGVPMGPIGELWAGIYTAPLPNSNVPVYFIDYEEFFGRKELYNDDNEPFKDNDNRFIFLSKAALQLCKKLNFVPDVIHANDWHTASLPLLTQTRFWHDFGNVPTVLTVHNLQHQGNFYKGAMDVMESGWDHFDPTSFESLDSINMLKGGIAYADAVTTVSKRYAQEIQTPEFGFGLERHIQAHSGKLFGILNGVDYDEWNPSIDTKIAQTFDVDDMQGKATCKRAMQEYFGLEINENIPLIGFVGRFAEQKGIGLISGILDGLMEQNIQIIMLGAGEKWAERYFSDAAARHGGKFGVYVGYSDALAHQIEAGCDFFLMPSLFEPCGLNQIYSLRYGTLPIVRATGGLDDTIENFDENHEHGNGFKFDLPTHEALYWTIHWAVSIYNSDKKAFKAMQKHAMQMHFGWDDAAKSYEDVYRHTIANRRKH